In Zonotrichia leucophrys gambelii isolate GWCS_2022_RI chromosome 8, RI_Zleu_2.0, whole genome shotgun sequence, one genomic interval encodes:
- the GCLM gene encoding glutamate--cysteine ligase regulatory subunit, with product MGTEGARALLERADTLTLQTGNLLNWGCLRKKCPSTPGEEVRDCIQKTLTEWSSKISQDQNQETLEVLECSVAQAIEKINPEERDELKVSAKLFIVGSNSSSIRDAVDLACSALGVAQLDSVIISPPPVEDGTNLSLEYLQPYWKELENLVQNKKIVAIGASDLDKTLLEQLYLWAQVKPSSNQVNLASCCVMPPDLTAFAKECDIQLLTHNDPKELLCEASFQEVLQESIQNMKANNWIPLWLLRYSVIVKSRGIIKSKGYIIQAKRNAS from the exons ATGGGGACCGAGGGCGCCCGTGCCCTGCTGGAGCGCGCCGACACCCTCACCCTGCAGACCGGCAACCTGCTCAACTGGGGCTGCCTCCGCAAGAAGTGCCCGTCCACCCCCGGCGAGGAG gTGCGAGACTGCATCCAGAAAACACTGACTGAGTGGAGCTCAAAGATCAGCCAAGACCAAAATCAG GAAACACTGGaggttctggaatgttctgtaGCTCAAGctatagaaaaaataaatcctgaagAAAGGGATGAGTTGAAAGTATCAG CAAAGCTTTTCATCGTTGGATCAAATTCTTCATCGATCAGAGACGCAGTTGACCTGG CGTGTTCTGCCCTCGGAGTTGCTCAGTTAGACTCAGTCATTATTTCCCCACCTCCTGTTGAAGATGGAACTAACCTCTCCTTGGAATATTTGCAACCTTACTGGAAAGAACTTGAAAATCTAGTTCAAAACAAGAAGATTGTTGCCATAGGTGCCTCCGACCTAGATAAAACACTGTTAGAGCAGCTGTATCTGTGGGCACAG GTGAAACCAAGTAGTAATCAGGTGAACCTTGCTTCCTGTTGTGTGATGCCACCTGATCTCACAGCATTTGCAAAAGAATGTGACATACAGCTGCTAACTCACAATGACCCCAAAG AATTACTTTGTGAAGCAAGTTTCCAAGAAGTTCTCCAGGAAAGCATCCAGAACATGAAAGCCAACAACTGGATTCCTTTATGGCTTCTGCGGTATTCAGTCATTGTTAAAAGCAGAGGAATTATCAAGTCCAAAGGCTATATCATACAAGCTAAAAGAAATGCATCTTAA
- the DNTTIP2 gene encoding deoxynucleotidyltransferase terminal-interacting protein 2: protein MVNTRRAAARRREPGPRTGGGGSSSPGDGDPDPAGAAEVGSAEISTPVARRMTRRTKSARKPEVIQECPFEELEHAEMKSDVSDSSEMQITRNENTAVPSAQSVAEPQVDGYVSEAESNCSSVSGLQTPLFVRVTRRRQIVIPYQPDSADKKRHDSTAFVNKLSRIQDEDDVSEAESCSSAVSGVQMLNVPTSTRSRQSKKKLQPHRVPEAQSENTSDAESCCPSSLVEPCATPKRITRSMQMKSQAENTKQTEKKNKSVSEDENLIEDTVKSDPIIISDSRPSAELVNDTENASILIDGNKEPSSPRNKCANATWSEDAKEEVLNDVASSPTKTKHSDTKSPVKKTKKNTQSVETDHSDTMCGQIQEDHSKILARKGKLEHVSVSLTDCMSPKQFLESQGQVTPEESKKITECERADAETDAQQSFSCDDKLRKSKQASAVSSPSMDMAVGQTTESIGKGRMLKIGADSGDNQTEENEVSHSSEKPSNDNNSLALFLSNSESDDSENSDVADIDTVDENLCYKKSDEKTPSFKKSLKSGSLHVEGLFAIDTEPGMSSSQNYYLDDVDQDSDAKSEHEGGEKDKESDLEEDEEELIDEDEKDEDDDLLKNKVDVLHLSSSIDPGLNIKKLGGLYISFDAKNQKPGSSAIEPQKKKKDQLLQKSVITPDFERKECVPPYRESLHQLKKQRRAEREKTTGDGWFGMKAPEITSELKNDLKVLKMRASLDPKHFYKKNDRDGLPKYFQVGTVVDSPIDFYHSRIPKKQRKRTIVEELLADSEFRRYNKKKYQEIMSEKAAFAAGKRNRKKKKFHN from the exons atggtgaacacccggcgggcggcggcgcggcgccGGGAGCCCGGGCCGCGGAcaggcggcggcggcagcagcagccccggcgATGGCGATCCCGATCCCGCCGGTGCTGCGGAG GTGGGATCTGCTGAAATTAGTACTCCTGTGGCTAGGAGGATGACCAGAAGAACTAAATCGGCTCGTAAGCCAGAGGTGATTCAGGAATGTCCGTTTGAAGAGTTGGAACATGCAGAAATGAAATCAGATGTCAGTGATAGCTCAGAGATGCAGATCACTAGGAATGAGAACACAGCTGTCCCATCAGCACAATCAGTTGCTGAGCCACAAGTTGATGGTTATGTGTCAGAAGCAGAATCAAACTGCTCTTCTGTATCCGGTCTCCAGACACCTTTGTTTGTAAGAGTAACACGGAGGCGACAAATTGTAATTCCTTATCAACCAGATTCTGCTGACAAAAAAAGACATGACAGTACAGCTTTTGTAAATAAGTTAAGTAGGATTCAGGATGAAGATGATGTCTCTGAAGCGGAGTCTTGttcctctgctgtttctggTGTCCAGATGCTTAATGTTCCCACAAGTACAAGGAGCAGacaaagtaaaaagaaattgcagCCACACAGAGTTCCTGAAGCCCAGAGTGAAAATACTTCTGATGCAGAATCATGTTGCCCGAGTTCTCTTGTGGAACCATGTGCCACTCCAAAACGAATTACTAGGAGCATGCAAATGAAATCACAAGCAGAAAATACTAAGCAGACcgagaaaaaaaataaatctgtttcagAGGATGAGAATTTAATTGAGGACACTGTTAAATCTGATCCCATCATAATTTCTGATTCTAGGCCTAGTGCAGAACTTGTCAATGACACAGAAAATGCTTCCATTCTCATTGATGGTAATAAAGAACCCAGTTCACCTAGAAATAAATGTGCTAATGCAACCTGGAGTGAAGATGCAAAAGAAGAGGTTTTAAATGATGTGGCATCCAGTcctacaaaaacaaaacacagtgaCACTAAATCAcctgtgaaaaaaacaaaaaaaaatacgcAGTCTGTTGAGACAGACCATTCAGATACAATGTGTGGCCAAATACAAGAAGATCACAGTAAAATACTTGCAAGGAAGGGGAAATTGGAGCATGTGTCTGTTTCTTTGACAGACTGCATGAGTCCCAAACAATTCCTAGAATCCCAAGGACAAGTAACACCAgaggaaagtaaaaaaattacagaatgtGAAAGAGCAGATGCTGAGACAGATGCACAGCAGTCTTTCTCATGTGATGATAAATTAAGGAAGAGTAAGCAAGCAAGTGCAGTGAGCAGCCCATCAATGGACATGGCTGTTGGCCAGACAACTGAAAGCATTGGTAAGGGCAGGATGCTTAAAATTGGTGCAGACAGTGGTGACaaccaaacagaagaaaatgaggtATCACACAGCAGTGAAAAACCAAGCAATGATAATAACTCCCTTGCACTGTTTCTGAGCAACAGTGAAAGTGATGACTCTGAAAATAGTGATGTGGCAGACATAGATACAGTTGATGAGAATCTGTGTTATAAAAAGTCAGATGAGAAAACTCCTTCCttcaaaaaatctttaaaaagtgGTTCACTGCACGTTGAAGGTCTTTTTGCAATTGATACTGAGCCTGGCATGAGTTCCAGCCAGAACTATTATCTGGATGATGTAGACCAAGACAGTGATGCTAAAAGTGAGCATGAAGGAGGTGAAAAAGATAAAGAATCAGACTTAgaagaggatgaagaggaaTTGATAGATGAAGATGAAAAAGATGAAGACGATGATCTGCTGAAAAATAAGGTTGATGT tttaCATCTTTCCAGTAGCATAGACCCTGGTTTGAATATCAAGAAGCTTGGAGGTCTGTATATTAGTTTTGATGCAAAAAATCAGAAGCCTGGATCGAGTGCAATTGAAccacagaagaagaagaaggaccag CTCTTGCAGAAGAGTGTAATAACTCCAGACTTTGAAAGAAAGGAATGTGTCCCACCCTACAGGGAGTCACTTCACCAGCTGAAGAAACAGCGCAGG GCAGAGCGAGAGAAAACAACAGGTGATGGCTGGTTTGGTATGAAAGCCCCAGAAATCACAAGTGAACTGAAAAATGATCTGAAAGTTTTGAAGATGAGAGCTTCATTGGACCCTAAGCATTTCTATAAGAAGAATGACAGAGATGGTCTGCCCAAGTACTTTCAG GTTGGAACTGTAGTTGATTCTCCCATAGACTTTTATCACAGTCGAATCCCTAAGAAGCAGAGGAAGAGAACAATTGTGGAGGAGCTGCTTGCAGATTCAGAGTTCAGAAG